In the genome of Desulfuromonas sp. DDH964, one region contains:
- a CDS encoding GNAT family N-acetyltransferase translates to MTNDGPGEADRLVIREMTIDDLSEVFHIGEAVFTAEFSQSLYRTWDEYEITTLFNSDSELCLVAERDDRIVGFALGTTVEKAKSAWKYGYLVWLGVRREGQQGKVGQNLFIELKRRMREQGVRMILIDTDADNEGAIRFFRKMGFGNDQEHVYMTLNLSRKRRRTTKAKEKKS, encoded by the coding sequence ATGACGAACGACGGCCCAGGCGAAGCTGACCGCCTGGTCATCCGCGAGATGACCATCGACGACCTCTCCGAAGTCTTCCATATCGGCGAGGCGGTCTTCACTGCCGAATTCTCCCAGAGTCTCTACCGCACCTGGGACGAGTACGAGATCACCACCCTCTTCAACTCCGACAGCGAGCTCTGCCTGGTCGCCGAGCGGGACGACCGGATCGTCGGCTTCGCGCTGGGCACCACCGTCGAAAAGGCCAAGAGCGCCTGGAAGTACGGCTACCTGGTCTGGCTCGGGGTGCGGCGCGAGGGGCAGCAGGGGAAGGTCGGCCAGAACCTCTTCATCGAGCTCAAGCGGCGCATGCGCGAACAGGGGGTGCGGATGATCCTCATCGACACCGATGCCGACAACGAAGGGGCGATCCGCTTCTTTCGCAAGATGGGGTTCGGCAACGACCAGGAGCACGTCTACATGACCCTTAACCTGAGCCGCAAACGGCGCCGTACGACCAAGGCCAAGGAGAAAAAATCTTGA